One genomic region from Anthonomus grandis grandis chromosome 1, icAntGran1.3, whole genome shotgun sequence encodes:
- the LOC126734939 gene encoding protein-cysteine N-palmitoyltransferase Rasp isoform X2: MTNSCTFKARFTKNETRFYLVIWVVSVLYALYRFALVSSKFFEEYEDNYNDFKAGWWLTNIKQDKADFEFETIKLFFKKKLPVDLFYLLVYEVFLIWFKNDKVLKWLSFIFTLTYLQYSMGTSIVLLAIFQPIVFYLFARNMSLTWLINIVCLGLISLCKTQTAAATLFQRLNDFEISLSILLLCWMNLKCTAFALERNNKYNQLVLNYVEYCFYLPTLFTGPFITYEDFIKRKSEKLTVRLIQLTFNLGRCCFWWIFTEFCLHFVYVNATSFQLELIKQFDYLTLCGYGYAMGQFFHLKYVIMYGLSTSLSSFQMIQVPTLPRCIGRVHLYSDMWKYFDPGLYVFLKKRSGQEIILKNKF, from the exons atgaCAAATAGCTGTACTTTTAAAGCAAGATTTACGAAAAATGAAACCaggttttatttagttatatgGGTGGTGAGTGTACTATATGCTTTATATCGATTTGCCCTAGTTAGTTCCAAAT tttttgaagaatATGAAGATAACTATAATGACTTCAAGGCTGGATGGTGGTTAACAAACATAAAGCAAGATAAAGCTGACTTTGAGTTTGAAACGATCAAATTGTTCTTCAAGAAAAAGTTACcagttgatttattttatttgttggtatatgaagtttttttaatttggttcaAAAATGATAAA gtGTTAAAATggttgagttttatttttactttaacatATCTTCAGTACTCTATGGGCACTTCTATAGTACTGTTAGCAATATTTCAACCAATAGTGTTTTATCTGTTTGCCCGAAATATGTCACTAACTtggttaataaatattgtttgcCTGGGCCTAATATCTTTATGTAAAACACAAACTGCAGCAGCAACTCTTTTCCAGAggttaaatgattttgaaataagtttgAGCATTTTGCTGTTATGCTGGATGAATTTAAAATGCACTGCTTTTGCCCTTGagagaaataataaatacaatcaatTGGTGTTGAATTATGTAGAGTATTGCTTCTATCTTCCCACTTTATTTACTGGACCTTTTATTACTTATGAGGATTTTATTAAGAGGAAAAGTGAAAAGTTGACAGTAAGACTAATCCAATTGACTTTTAATCTGGGAAGATGTTGCTTTTGGTGGATATTTACAGAGTTTTGCTTGCACTTTGTTTATGTGAATGCAACTTCTTTTCAGCTAGAG ctTATTAAACAATTTGACTATTTAACACTGTGTGGTTATGGCTATGCTATGGGACAATTTTTCCACTTAAAATATGTCATCATGTATGGATTGTCCACCAGTTTATCTTCTTTTCAAATGATTCAAGTTCCTACTTTGCCCAGATGTATAGGACGAGTTCATTT